In a genomic window of Mucilaginibacter sp. KACC 22063:
- a CDS encoding RagB/SusD family nutrient uptake outer membrane protein: MKKIYLILGTIGMVAATFTACKKSYLNEKPYSSYAPVTLTDSLGFEAELIGLYQRQTGILTWADQQGWPSVWQVGTDVANATANQQGVEVPYYNYSQLTSTDPAASFVWSRYYSIINNCNIIIDAAQDQSLTKIGPVGKKQAEAEAKFFRGYAYNTLATLFGKVPIILHTVTGPKFDYTRASLDDVNNQIISDLTFAATNGYDLNAGTRNVNVQGKPVGRANKYMAMQALAEAYLRMGKNDLAEQQAQAVINSGKFSLIKSRYGVRASGAGDYYSDMFVYGNQRRSQGNAEAIWVLEQENPSTVVGGNVDNAQQRRVWGAAYYAIPGMALADSLGGRSIARLRLSNWVIYSLYKNTGSDIRNSQYSLKRRFYYNDPAYPNLLGKQVPYTGADTLFRICPMITKWGAFDPNDTFGYAMIKDFIMMRLGETYLLLAEAQMKQGKTGDAANTINVLRARANATPVTAADINLDFILDERARELIGEENRRMTLMRTGTLVDRALRLNSNDAQKPITGLTAKNLLLPIPLTEIQLNKDAVLQQNPGY; encoded by the coding sequence ATGAAAAAGATATACTTGATATTAGGAACTATAGGGATGGTTGCTGCAACGTTTACTGCATGCAAGAAAAGTTATTTAAATGAAAAGCCTTATTCATCTTATGCTCCTGTAACCTTAACAGATTCGCTGGGTTTTGAGGCAGAGCTTATTGGACTTTACCAGCGTCAAACCGGTATCCTTACATGGGCTGACCAGCAGGGCTGGCCAAGCGTATGGCAGGTAGGTACTGATGTGGCTAACGCAACAGCTAATCAACAGGGTGTTGAAGTACCCTATTATAATTATTCGCAGCTGACCTCCACAGATCCGGCCGCCTCATTTGTATGGAGCCGTTATTACAGTATCATCAATAACTGCAATATTATTATTGATGCTGCACAGGATCAATCGCTTACCAAAATTGGCCCGGTAGGTAAAAAGCAAGCCGAAGCCGAAGCTAAATTTTTCAGAGGCTATGCCTATAATACGCTTGCTACCTTATTCGGCAAGGTGCCTATTATCCTTCACACGGTAACAGGTCCAAAATTTGATTACACACGTGCTTCGCTTGATGATGTTAACAACCAGATCATCAGCGACCTTACATTTGCAGCAACCAACGGTTATGATTTAAACGCCGGAACCAGGAACGTTAACGTACAGGGTAAACCGGTTGGCAGGGCCAACAAATACATGGCTATGCAGGCATTAGCAGAAGCTTATTTACGTATGGGCAAAAATGACCTGGCAGAGCAGCAGGCGCAGGCAGTAATCAACAGCGGTAAGTTCAGCTTAATTAAATCTCGTTACGGGGTAAGGGCAAGCGGTGCCGGTGATTATTATTCTGATATGTTTGTATATGGCAACCAGCGCCGTTCGCAGGGTAATGCAGAAGCCATTTGGGTGTTGGAGCAGGAAAATCCTTCAACCGTTGTTGGTGGTAATGTTGATAACGCACAGCAACGCCGTGTTTGGGGAGCTGCATATTATGCGATTCCGGGTATGGCACTTGCAGATAGCCTTGGTGGCCGAAGCATTGCCCGTTTACGTTTAAGCAATTGGGTAATTTATTCGTTGTATAAAAATACAGGTAGCGACATCAGAAACTCACAATACAGCCTGAAAAGACGTTTTTATTACAATGACCCTGCATACCCTAATCTGCTTGGTAAACAAGTGCCCTACACTGGTGCCGATACACTTTTCCGTATTTGCCCGATGATTACCAAATGGGGAGCGTTTGATCCTAATGATACATTTGGTTATGCCATGATCAAGGATTTTATTATGATGCGCCTGGGCGAAACTTATTTGCTTTTGGCCGAAGCCCAGATGAAACAGGGTAAAACAGGTGATGCTGCAAACACCATTAACGTACTTAGGGCCAGGGCTAACGCAACGCCGGTAACCGCAGCCGATATCAACCTCGATTTTATTCTGGACGAACGCGCAAGGGAACTTATTGGCGAAGAGAACCGAAGGATGACCTTGATGCGTACCGGAACATTAGTTGACAGGGCTTTGCGCTTAAACAGCAATGATGCCCAGAAGCCGATCACCGGTTTAACGGCAAAAAACCTTTTGTTACCAATACCGCTTACAGAGATACAGCTAAATAAAGATGCTGTACTACAGCAAAATCCGGGTTATTAA
- a CDS encoding zinc-binding alcohol dehydrogenase family protein, translated as MKALSCATPGTFEYIEVPKPVLEKGHAIIKIKRIGVCGTDLHAFQGTQPYFNYPRILGHELSGELVEADGASGFEIGEYVTFVPYFNCGKCIACRNGKPNCCTNIKVCGVHVDGGMTEYLQVPVDALVHGEGLSLDELALVEPLAIGAHGISRANVQAGEFVLIVGAGPIGLGLMEFARIAGGHVIAMDVNQERLDFCKTNLGVDYTINAATEDVIEALKQITNNDFPTVVIDATGNQRAINNGVQYLAHGGRYVLVGLQKGDLVMSHPEFHKRESTLMSSRNATHQDFKQVISAIKNGLVKPSNYITHKVTFDAVKDEFEKWLDPANGVIKAMIEIG; from the coding sequence ATGAAAGCATTAAGTTGTGCCACTCCCGGCACGTTTGAATATATCGAAGTTCCTAAGCCTGTTTTAGAAAAAGGGCATGCAATAATCAAAATAAAACGAATTGGCGTTTGTGGCACAGATTTGCACGCATTTCAGGGTACGCAGCCATATTTTAATTATCCCAGAATCTTAGGGCATGAGCTTTCCGGAGAGCTTGTGGAGGCCGATGGTGCATCTGGTTTTGAAATAGGCGAATATGTAACTTTTGTGCCTTATTTTAATTGTGGTAAATGTATTGCGTGCCGCAACGGAAAGCCAAACTGTTGTACCAATATTAAGGTATGCGGTGTGCATGTGGATGGTGGCATGACCGAATATTTACAAGTTCCGGTCGATGCTTTGGTACATGGTGAAGGATTGTCTTTAGATGAGCTGGCACTTGTAGAGCCATTAGCCATAGGGGCACACGGTATCAGCAGGGCCAATGTGCAAGCCGGTGAATTTGTGTTAATTGTTGGTGCTGGCCCCATAGGTTTAGGCCTAATGGAATTTGCCCGCATTGCCGGCGGACATGTAATTGCAATGGATGTAAACCAGGAGCGCCTGGACTTTTGCAAAACTAATCTGGGTGTTGATTATACTATTAATGCCGCTACAGAGGATGTAATAGAAGCACTGAAACAAATCACCAATAATGATTTTCCAACTGTAGTGATCGATGCCACTGGTAATCAGCGCGCTATTAACAATGGGGTACAGTACCTGGCACATGGTGGGCGTTATGTGCTTGTGGGTTTGCAAAAGGGTGATCTTGTTATGAGTCACCCTGAGTTTCATAAACGCGAGTCCACATTAATGAGCAGCCGCAATGCAACACATCAGGATTTTAAGCAGGTAATCAGTGCCATAAAAAATGGTTTGGTCAAACCATCGAATTACATAACGCATAAAGTAACCTTTGATGCCGTTAAGGATGAATTTGAAAAATGGCTCGATCCGGCTAATGGGGTGATCAAAGCAATGATCGAAATAGGCTAA
- a CDS encoding glycoside hydrolase family 2 protein, which yields MKKFSALFLILLFAVTAYAQDSLITNIPARKSLSLNGKWHYIVDPYETGFYDYRYKEMNASNGDAYWNTGVPANKTDKKEHGYIDKYSLDVPGDWNHQKPEFVYYEGTIWYQKSFDYQKASDNDRFFVWFGAVNYRADVYLNGKKLGMHKGGFTPFNFEVPAALLKEKGNFLVVKVDNKRYTDEVPTLNTDWWNYGGITRDVKLLELPQTFIQDFVVQLKKPEPGKSPASNPEVIGWIKLNTVPANREKLTIEIPELKVKQQFVANAAVTPIAFKLPKVQLWSPENPKLYRVIVRSSTDKTEDKIGFRTIEAFGKQVLLNGKPIFMRGICIHGEIAEDVRRAVGYDDARELLNKAKALGCNMVRLAHYPHDEAMTRTADSLGVLVWSEIPVYWTIDFGSQAVLAKAKAQLHEMINRDHNRASIIIWSVGNETPISQTRTDFMHNLITEAKLLDDTRMVSAALEVNYSSGKDLNIVDDPLGQFVDLIAFNEYLGWYGGLPDKCRTTNWGTPYNKPLFISETGAEALAGFHADSLTKFSEEYQEWYYKEQTNMFKRMPDNFVGVSPWVMVDFRSPKRNNPVYQEGWNRKGLYGEKGEKKKAFFILQKYYNDIEKKGIGHK from the coding sequence ATGAAAAAATTTAGTGCTTTATTTTTAATCCTGCTGTTTGCGGTAACTGCTTATGCACAGGATAGCCTGATTACCAATATACCTGCAAGAAAGTCGCTGAGCCTTAATGGAAAGTGGCATTATATTGTTGATCCTTACGAGACCGGCTTTTATGATTATCGCTATAAAGAAATGAATGCCAGCAATGGTGATGCTTATTGGAACACCGGTGTACCTGCCAATAAAACAGACAAAAAGGAGCATGGCTATATTGATAAGTATTCGTTAGATGTGCCGGGTGACTGGAACCACCAGAAGCCCGAGTTTGTGTACTATGAAGGCACAATCTGGTACCAGAAGAGTTTTGATTACCAAAAGGCTTCTGATAACGACCGCTTTTTTGTGTGGTTTGGGGCAGTTAATTACCGTGCAGACGTTTATTTGAACGGCAAAAAGCTTGGGATGCACAAAGGTGGCTTTACACCTTTTAACTTTGAAGTACCTGCTGCGTTACTAAAGGAAAAAGGAAACTTTTTAGTGGTAAAGGTTGACAATAAACGTTACACAGACGAGGTGCCTACGCTTAATACCGATTGGTGGAATTACGGTGGCATAACCCGTGATGTAAAGCTGCTTGAGTTGCCGCAAACCTTCATTCAGGATTTTGTAGTGCAACTTAAAAAGCCAGAACCTGGTAAATCGCCTGCATCAAATCCCGAAGTTATTGGTTGGATTAAGCTGAATACAGTGCCTGCCAACAGAGAAAAGCTAACTATCGAAATACCCGAGCTAAAGGTTAAACAACAATTTGTTGCTAATGCCGCTGTTACGCCAATAGCTTTCAAACTGCCTAAAGTGCAGTTATGGTCGCCGGAAAATCCAAAGCTGTACCGCGTTATTGTTCGATCATCCACAGATAAAACTGAAGATAAAATCGGTTTCAGAACTATTGAAGCATTCGGTAAACAGGTATTACTGAATGGCAAGCCGATATTTATGAGAGGTATCTGTATTCATGGCGAAATAGCTGAAGATGTGCGACGCGCAGTAGGTTATGATGATGCCCGCGAATTGCTAAATAAGGCTAAAGCATTAGGCTGTAATATGGTTAGGTTAGCGCATTACCCGCACGATGAAGCTATGACCCGTACTGCCGATTCGTTAGGTGTATTGGTATGGTCAGAAATCCCGGTTTACTGGACGATTGACTTTGGCAGTCAGGCAGTACTGGCAAAAGCCAAAGCGCAACTGCATGAGATGATCAACCGCGATCACAACCGTGCGAGTATCATTATCTGGTCGGTAGGGAATGAAACACCTATTAGCCAAACCCGTACTGATTTTATGCATAATTTGATTACCGAAGCTAAGTTGCTCGATGATACACGCATGGTCTCTGCTGCGTTGGAGGTGAACTACAGCTCGGGTAAAGACCTCAATATTGTAGACGATCCGCTTGGTCAGTTTGTGGATCTCATTGCATTTAACGAATACCTGGGCTGGTACGGAGGTTTGCCGGATAAATGCCGCACCACCAACTGGGGTACACCCTACAACAAACCATTATTTATCAGCGAAACAGGTGCTGAAGCTTTAGCCGGTTTCCATGCCGATTCGCTGACAAAGTTTAGCGAAGAATACCAGGAATGGTATTATAAAGAGCAAACAAACATGTTTAAAAGGATGCCTGACAACTTTGTAGGTGTATCGCCGTGGGTAATGGTAGATTTTCGCTCCCCTAAACGTAATAACCCAGTATACCAGGAAGGTTGGAACCGAAAAGGCCTGTATGGTGAAAAAGGTGAAAAGAAGAAAGCCTTTTTCATTCTTCAAAAATATTACAACGATATAGAGAAAAAGGGAATAGGACATAAGTAG
- a CDS encoding glycoside hydrolase family 43 protein codes for MKNKSIIKCLFYGLFMAFTGIAFNGNAQEKAFHPGQIWPDNKGVHINAHGGGMLYHNGIYYWFGEHKIEGDAGNRAMVGVHCYSSKDLYNWKDEGIALAVSNDTTSDIAKGCILERPKVVYNKKTKKYVMWFHLELRGQGYKAARAGLAIANKVTGPYTFVKSYRPNPGVMPVYPVNTADSDKVNCTNPKNRSEGYFCRDLPGGQMARDMTVFVDDDGKAYHIFSAEENATLDIAELNDEYTGHTGKFTRVYAGHSTEAPAIFKRNGIYYLIGSGTTGWAPNPARWLSSTSIWGPWTYHGNPCKGDGSQITFGGQSTYVLPVAGKKDAFIFMADKWTPKNAIDGRYLWLPVEFNGNDIEIRWKDSWSLDDFKN; via the coding sequence ATGAAAAATAAATCAATAATTAAGTGCCTGTTTTATGGTCTTTTTATGGCGTTTACCGGCATTGCTTTCAATGGTAATGCACAGGAAAAAGCATTTCATCCCGGGCAAATATGGCCTGATAATAAAGGTGTGCATATTAATGCTCACGGCGGCGGGATGCTTTATCACAATGGTATCTACTATTGGTTTGGCGAGCATAAAATAGAAGGCGATGCAGGCAACCGGGCAATGGTAGGTGTGCATTGCTATTCATCAAAAGACCTTTATAACTGGAAAGATGAAGGCATAGCCTTAGCCGTATCCAATGATACCACAAGCGATATAGCCAAAGGCTGCATACTGGAACGCCCGAAGGTGGTCTACAATAAAAAAACTAAAAAGTATGTGATGTGGTTCCACCTCGAGTTGCGTGGACAAGGTTACAAAGCTGCACGTGCGGGTTTAGCAATTGCCAATAAAGTTACAGGCCCTTATACATTTGTGAAAAGCTACAGGCCTAATCCGGGTGTAATGCCAGTTTACCCGGTGAATACTGCAGACAGTGATAAGGTAAATTGCACTAACCCAAAGAACAGGAGCGAAGGCTACTTTTGCCGTGATTTACCCGGCGGGCAAATGGCAAGGGACATGACCGTTTTTGTTGACGATGACGGCAAAGCCTATCATATTTTCTCTGCTGAAGAAAACGCTACGCTTGATATTGCTGAACTAAATGATGAATACACCGGCCACACTGGTAAATTTACACGTGTTTATGCAGGCCATTCTACCGAGGCACCAGCCATATTTAAGCGCAATGGTATTTACTATCTTATTGGCTCTGGTACTACAGGCTGGGCACCTAATCCGGCCAGATGGTTATCATCAACCTCTATATGGGGGCCGTGGACTTATCATGGTAACCCTTGTAAGGGTGATGGCTCACAAATTACTTTTGGAGGTCAAAGCACTTACGTTTTACCTGTAGCCGGTAAAAAGGATGCTTTCATTTTTATGGCCGACAAATGGACGCCTAAAAATGCTATTGACGGCCGTTACCTTTGGTTGCCTGTTGAATTTAACGGAAATGATATTGAAATACGCTGGAAAGACAGCTGGAGCCTTGATGATTTTAAAAACTAA
- a CDS encoding SusC/RagA family TonB-linked outer membrane protein, which yields MRKLIYLLLLFSFTIISGLWQPAFAQGSFTLKGRVLDSKGNTLPGATVKVEGTTQGVMADASGSFSITLKAPSTLVVSFTGMATRSVSVTSATKTIDVTLSDNGRNLNEVVVVGYGTQKRADITGSVTTVPKARLSQLPVTNVLQALEGAVAGVNITTTSSVPGSQPTTLLRGQNSINASSSPFVVVDGIPLSKTGGSLNDINPNDIASMEILKDASAAAIYGTNASNGVILITTKRGTTGKAVIRYTGYGGFENLAHVLEPRDPASFTQKYLDYLSQNNLKQQFTEPVYNSGERANYAAGRTVDWMKEVTQQGYMQDHNLSVSGGTPDVKYYVSGDYLKQKGVVKGYQYNRVSIRSNLDINVTNYLTVGTSAFITNNNYDGGRANLLFATAMSPYGSVYNTDGTYMIYPQAPEQLYTNPLLGLTTSVINRSVNLVGNGYGEIKFGGFLKGLRYRLNVGYNYLPTRYNSYSGRLANTPLGSATARNEETRSYTIDNLLYYTKDIGKHHIDITGLYGAQQRNYFVSGLTGTGFINDELTFNQIGVASTVSGASVNGSFSGSYADRYALNYQMGRAVYSYDQRYVITVTGRRDGSSVFGANTSKYGFFPSAALAWNISNESFLQNSKIVNNLKLRGSYGSAGNEAISVYQTITTDGTVRFPFNGVSNVGVQASNLGNANLHWESTKQANIGVDFSVLKNRISGTIDAYNSNTSGLLLKRSLPAITGYANVWDNLGKTNNKGLEVTLTTRNIQGDDFRWESNIVYATNKNKIVDLYGDKQSDLGNRWFIGQPISVIYDYKMVGVWQKGEDPSKQDPTAKPGDLKFADLNGDGKITPDDRTVLGQTTPKWTGGLTNTFHYKALSLSVFIQTAQGALRNNADYNYADEAGRRNTPAEIGYWTPTNGSQEFQSLSYTNTRGYGYPHDASYTRLKDITLSYNLPTSLISKWGISSLNVYASGRNLKTWTNWIGWDPEQTYYTRGSGDYVNNYPLTRTIVLGLNVSLK from the coding sequence ATGAGAAAACTTATATATCTCTTATTACTTTTTTCTTTCACAATTATTTCCGGTTTATGGCAGCCTGCATTTGCACAAGGCTCATTTACTCTAAAAGGCAGGGTACTTGATTCAAAAGGTAACACCTTACCCGGAGCAACAGTTAAAGTAGAAGGCACAACGCAGGGCGTTATGGCCGATGCTTCCGGAAGCTTTTCAATTACATTGAAAGCCCCGTCAACATTAGTGGTGTCATTTACAGGTATGGCAACCAGAAGTGTCAGCGTTACAAGTGCTACAAAAACGATAGACGTAACGTTGTCTGACAATGGCCGTAATTTAAATGAAGTAGTTGTTGTGGGCTATGGTACACAAAAACGTGCAGACATTACCGGGTCTGTTACAACGGTACCTAAAGCCAGGTTGTCGCAATTGCCGGTTACCAACGTATTGCAGGCATTAGAAGGTGCGGTAGCGGGTGTAAATATCACTACTACATCATCTGTACCGGGTAGCCAGCCAACTACACTTTTAAGAGGTCAAAATTCCATCAACGCAAGTTCCAGCCCTTTTGTGGTAGTTGATGGTATTCCGTTAAGTAAAACCGGCGGATCATTAAATGATATTAACCCAAATGATATTGCGTCAATGGAGATCCTTAAAGATGCATCTGCTGCTGCAATTTATGGTACAAACGCATCAAACGGCGTTATCCTGATCACTACCAAAAGAGGTACCACGGGTAAAGCTGTAATTCGTTATACCGGTTATGGCGGTTTTGAAAACCTGGCCCATGTGTTAGAACCAAGAGATCCGGCATCATTTACACAAAAATACCTGGATTACCTGTCGCAAAATAACCTGAAACAGCAATTTACTGAGCCGGTTTATAATAGCGGCGAACGTGCCAATTATGCAGCGGGCCGTACTGTTGACTGGATGAAGGAAGTTACCCAACAAGGTTACATGCAGGATCATAACCTGAGTGTATCGGGCGGTACTCCTGATGTTAAATACTATGTATCGGGCGACTACCTGAAGCAGAAAGGCGTAGTTAAAGGTTATCAATACAACAGGGTAAGTATCCGTTCAAATCTGGATATCAATGTTACAAACTACCTTACCGTTGGTACATCAGCCTTTATTACCAACAACAATTACGATGGGGGCAGGGCCAACTTATTATTTGCTACAGCCATGAGCCCTTATGGCAGCGTTTATAATACAGATGGTACTTACATGATCTATCCGCAGGCACCAGAGCAGTTATATACCAACCCGCTGTTAGGTTTAACAACCAGTGTAATAAACCGCAGTGTAAACTTGGTAGGTAATGGTTATGGCGAAATCAAATTCGGTGGCTTTTTAAAAGGGCTGCGTTACCGCCTTAACGTTGGTTACAACTATTTGCCTACGCGCTATAATTCTTATAGCGGCCGTTTAGCTAACACACCATTGGGTTCGGCAACAGCACGAAACGAGGAAACCAGAAGTTACACCATTGATAACCTGCTATATTATACCAAAGATATTGGTAAACACCATATTGATATAACAGGACTATATGGCGCACAGCAACGTAATTACTTTGTTAGCGGCCTAACAGGTACAGGCTTTATAAACGATGAACTTACCTTTAACCAGATAGGTGTTGCTTCAACAGTTTCAGGTGCATCTGTTAACGGTAGTTTTTCAGGAAGTTATGCCGATAGATATGCTTTAAACTACCAAATGGGGCGTGCGGTGTATTCTTATGATCAACGCTATGTGATTACGGTAACAGGCCGTCGCGACGGGTCATCGGTGTTTGGCGCTAATACAAGCAAATATGGATTTTTCCCATCTGCAGCATTAGCATGGAATATCAGTAACGAATCTTTTCTCCAAAATTCAAAGATTGTTAATAACCTGAAGTTAAGAGGTTCTTACGGTAGTGCCGGTAACGAAGCAATCTCTGTATATCAAACTATCACTACTGACGGTACGGTTCGTTTCCCTTTCAATGGTGTAAGCAATGTCGGTGTACAGGCCAGCAACTTAGGTAATGCTAACCTGCATTGGGAAAGTACAAAGCAAGCTAATATTGGTGTCGATTTCTCTGTTCTAAAAAACAGGATAAGCGGTACTATAGATGCTTATAACTCAAATACCAGCGGACTTTTATTGAAAAGAAGCCTGCCTGCTATAACAGGTTATGCCAATGTTTGGGATAATTTAGGCAAAACTAATAATAAAGGCCTTGAAGTAACGCTTACTACCCGTAACATCCAGGGTGACGATTTTCGTTGGGAAAGTAACATCGTTTATGCAACTAACAAAAATAAAATAGTAGACCTTTACGGAGATAAGCAAAGCGATTTGGGTAACCGCTGGTTTATTGGCCAACCAATAAGTGTTATATACGATTATAAAATGGTAGGCGTATGGCAAAAAGGTGAAGATCCGTCGAAACAAGACCCAACAGCCAAGCCTGGCGACCTTAAATTTGCTGACTTAAACGGTGACGGCAAGATTACGCCGGACGACCGTACAGTATTAGGCCAAACTACACCAAAATGGACAGGTGGCTTAACCAACACATTCCATTACAAAGCATTAAGCTTAAGTGTGTTTATACAAACTGCACAAGGCGCTTTAAGAAACAATGCCGATTATAATTATGCAGATGAGGCAGGAAGAAGAAATACCCCTGCTGAAATCGGATACTGGACACCTACAAACGGAAGTCAGGAATTCCAATCGTTATCTTACACTAATACCAGAGGATATGGTTATCCGCACGATGCCAGTTACACCCGTTTAAAGGATATTACTTTAAGTTACAATCTGCCTACAAGCCTGATCTCAAAATGGGGAATATCAAGCCTTAACGTTTATGCCAGCGGACGGAATCTTAAAACCTGGACAAACTGGATAGGATGGGATCCTGAACAGACCTATTATACCCGTGGCTCAGGCGACTACGTAAACAACTATCCGCTTACACGCACCATTGTACTCGGTTTAAATGTTTCATTAAAATAA
- a CDS encoding DUF2264 domain-containing protein: protein MIKFPSSLIILLLFFITPVTKGQSTQPLSGRKQWLVLMDKVARPVMENLAHDELKSKMPMQLSSHIDNAQSRASVGYLEAFARTLNGIAPWLQSDGGSADEIALRNQYRKWALQAIANAVNPKSKDYMKWNGGQPLVDASFFAYALIRAPWLWENLNDTVKAQVVDVLKGTRSTVPVYSNWILFSGMIEAFFCKYNLDYDPVRIEYGIREFTEHWYVGDGMYADGMDFHLDYYNSFVIQPYLSTILEEVNAKNKSYTRQAAKQLLIGQRYAVILERLINTDGSFPVIGRSIAYRCGAFHHLANEALKKRLPASLKPAQVRCALFAVINKTLNAPGTFTKDGWLNIGLYGKQPDIAEFYITTGSLYLCDDAFLPLGLPESDEFWTAKNEPWSSVKIWSGQDFPADHALDLH from the coding sequence ATGATTAAATTTCCGTCATCGCTTATAATCTTATTGTTGTTTTTTATTACCCCGGTCACAAAGGGGCAAAGCACACAGCCCTTGTCTGGCCGTAAGCAATGGCTTGTTTTGATGGATAAAGTAGCGCGGCCGGTAATGGAGAACCTGGCGCATGACGAATTGAAATCAAAAATGCCCATGCAACTGTCAAGCCATATCGATAATGCACAGAGCAGGGCATCGGTAGGATATCTCGAAGCATTTGCACGCACACTTAACGGCATTGCGCCATGGTTGCAATCAGATGGGGGAAGTGCAGATGAAATTGCTTTACGTAATCAGTATCGAAAATGGGCTTTACAGGCTATTGCAAATGCCGTAAATCCTAAATCAAAAGATTATATGAAGTGGAATGGCGGCCAGCCGTTGGTTGATGCTTCTTTTTTTGCTTATGCATTGATACGTGCTCCGTGGCTTTGGGAAAACCTGAATGATACGGTGAAGGCGCAGGTAGTAGATGTTTTGAAAGGAACACGTAGTACAGTGCCGGTATACTCAAACTGGATACTTTTTTCGGGGATGATTGAGGCCTTTTTTTGTAAATATAATTTGGATTATGATCCGGTACGTATAGAGTACGGTATCCGTGAGTTTACAGAACATTGGTATGTGGGGGACGGTATGTATGCCGATGGGATGGATTTCCATTTGGATTACTATAACAGCTTTGTGATCCAGCCATACCTAAGTACCATACTCGAAGAAGTAAATGCTAAGAATAAAAGCTATACGAGGCAAGCAGCAAAGCAATTGCTAATCGGACAGCGTTACGCTGTTATTTTAGAGCGTTTAATCAATACAGATGGTAGTTTTCCTGTAATCGGCCGGTCAATCGCTTATCGTTGTGGTGCTTTCCACCACCTTGCTAACGAAGCTTTAAAAAAACGTTTACCCGCTTCGCTTAAGCCGGCACAGGTGCGGTGCGCATTATTTGCTGTAATTAATAAGACCTTAAACGCTCCTGGAACTTTTACAAAAGATGGCTGGCTGAACATCGGCTTGTATGGCAAGCAACCTGATATAGCCGAATTTTACATTACAACAGGTAGCCTTTATCTCTGTGACGATGCCTTTTTGCCATTAGGCTTGCCAGAAAGCGATGAATTTTGGACAGCTAAGAACGAACCCTGGTCGTCAGTGAAAATATGGAGCGGCCAGGATTTTCCGGCAGACCATGCTTTGGATCTGCATTGA